A genome region from Halorussus pelagicus includes the following:
- a CDS encoding ribonuclease H-like domain-containing protein yields the protein MSTLDLNTEDRFPSIGTLDIETSGFDGGSEHLIAVGVGYYKADGGDAEVAVHTQKDFDGDEAKLIRTTYEWLNERNPDALTTYGGEGFDFEFLDDKQTALGVSDGPDLACRSNHIDLFEPRKSLADKRNNKWPSLEESLKSYEIPEYETTWRNAKLDNTMFGEELAPEYVAALEDGDTNTLDALETIVHEYTETDIEGNIALYEHDVGREYMPTYAR from the coding sequence GTGTCTACGCTTGACCTAAATACGGAAGATCGATTCCCGAGTATCGGGACTCTCGACATCGAGACCTCGGGCTTCGACGGCGGAAGTGAACACCTCATCGCGGTCGGCGTCGGCTACTACAAAGCCGATGGAGGTGATGCTGAAGTTGCAGTCCACACTCAGAAGGACTTCGACGGAGACGAAGCCAAACTGATCCGGACGACTTACGAGTGGTTGAACGAGCGAAATCCGGACGCGCTAACGACCTACGGCGGCGAGGGCTTCGACTTCGAGTTCCTTGACGACAAACAGACAGCACTCGGTGTTTCGGACGGGCCGGACCTTGCGTGTCGGTCGAATCACATTGACCTGTTCGAACCGCGGAAGTCCCTCGCAGACAAACGGAACAACAAGTGGCCGTCGCTCGAAGAATCGCTCAAATCGTACGAAATTCCCGAGTACGAGACGACATGGCGGAACGCAAAACTTGACAACACGATGTTCGGCGAAGAACTCGCGCCCGAGTACGTCGCGGCGCTTGAAGACGGCGACACCAACACACTCGACGCACTGGAAACAATCGTCCACGAGTACACTGAGACAGACATTGAGGGTAACATCGCGCTCTACGAACACGACGTAGGACGCGAGTACATGCCGACGTACGCGCGGTAA